A region from the uncultured Holophaga sp. genome encodes:
- a CDS encoding ribonuclease J, producing MIPHAKPFEAWSEPPAEGELRLVPIGGLGEFGMNCMVVHTRKSLFLVDCGQLFPSDDQPGIDSIVPDFAYLEPFADQVEAVLLTHGHEDHLGALPYFLERWPVPVYGSAYTMGLLEGKLREHELWDGRRMHVVRDFDRIRIGKGEVEAEWIPVTHSIPDACAIALHTPQGVILHTGDFKLDETPVDGRVTGIARIKELGEKGIQVLLSDSTNTLKPGKTPSEVICRDGLREAFRRTPGKLVVATFSSNIHRVQTLLDLACEEHRKVCLVGRSMDKNVALARSLGRLKLRDDVFIDQRDVHLFPPEQVLIICTGTQGEEMSALTRILRGEVKGIRIELGDRLVLSSRAIPGNEVGISRMLDVAARQGAETLSDELGPIHATGHGYREDAAAMIDMAKPTYMVPVHGTFRNLVAHGRLAESLGWDPRKVLLLEGGECLQLDTAGQAKLVGSVPVGKCFVDQGVSHMVDAKVIHDRLILQEDGIVLVTLLVDPETRELAADPAILSRGFVVLSDDQAYGTLLRSAARKAFDEAPLEVRKDKDLLIELIRQTLRRLIRKTTQTRPMVVPMILEGQAGDRD from the coding sequence ATGATTCCCCACGCCAAACCCTTCGAAGCCTGGTCCGAGCCCCCCGCGGAGGGCGAGTTGCGTCTCGTCCCCATCGGGGGCCTGGGCGAGTTCGGCATGAACTGCATGGTGGTCCACACCCGGAAGAGCCTCTTCCTGGTGGACTGCGGTCAGCTCTTCCCGTCCGATGACCAGCCCGGTATCGACAGCATTGTGCCGGACTTCGCCTATCTGGAGCCCTTCGCGGACCAGGTGGAGGCTGTCCTCCTCACCCACGGCCACGAGGACCACCTGGGGGCGCTGCCCTACTTCCTGGAGCGTTGGCCCGTGCCGGTCTACGGCTCGGCCTACACCATGGGCCTCCTGGAGGGAAAGCTGCGGGAGCACGAGCTCTGGGACGGTCGGCGCATGCATGTGGTCCGGGACTTCGACCGCATCCGCATCGGAAAGGGTGAAGTCGAGGCAGAGTGGATCCCTGTCACCCACAGCATTCCCGATGCCTGCGCCATTGCCCTCCACACCCCCCAGGGGGTGATCCTGCACACCGGTGACTTCAAGCTCGACGAAACCCCTGTGGATGGCCGGGTCACCGGCATCGCCCGCATCAAGGAACTGGGCGAGAAGGGCATCCAGGTCCTCCTCTCCGACTCCACCAACACCCTCAAGCCCGGCAAGACCCCTTCCGAGGTCATCTGCCGGGACGGCCTGCGGGAGGCCTTCCGGCGTACCCCGGGCAAGCTGGTGGTGGCCACCTTCAGCTCCAATATTCATCGCGTGCAGACCCTGCTCGACCTCGCCTGCGAGGAGCACCGCAAGGTCTGCCTGGTGGGGCGCTCCATGGACAAGAACGTCGCCCTGGCCCGGAGCCTGGGGCGGCTCAAACTGCGGGACGATGTCTTCATCGACCAGCGGGATGTGCACCTCTTCCCTCCCGAGCAGGTGCTGATCATCTGCACCGGCACCCAGGGTGAGGAGATGAGCGCCCTCACCCGCATCCTCCGGGGTGAGGTCAAGGGCATCCGCATCGAGCTGGGGGACCGCCTGGTCCTCAGCAGCCGCGCCATCCCCGGCAATGAGGTGGGCATCTCCCGCATGCTGGATGTGGCCGCCCGCCAGGGAGCCGAGACCCTCTCGGACGAGCTGGGGCCCATCCACGCAACCGGGCACGGTTACCGGGAGGATGCGGCGGCCATGATCGACATGGCCAAGCCCACCTACATGGTCCCGGTGCACGGCACCTTCCGGAACCTGGTGGCCCACGGTCGCCTGGCCGAAAGCCTGGGCTGGGATCCGCGCAAGGTCCTGCTCCTCGAAGGGGGGGAGTGTCTCCAGCTGGACACCGCCGGTCAGGCCAAGCTGGTGGGCAGCGTCCCCGTGGGCAAGTGCTTCGTGGATCAGGGGGTATCCCACATGGTGGATGCCAAGGTCATCCATGACCGACTGATCCTCCAGGAGGACGGAATCGTTCTGGTGACTCTGCTGGTGGATCCCGAGACCCGGGAGCTGGCTGCGGATCCCGCCATCCTGAGCCGGGGCTTTGTGGTCCTCTCCGACGACCAGGCCTACGGCACCCTGCTCCGGAGCGCGGCCCGCAAGGCCTTCGATGAGGCTCCTCTGGAGGTCCGCAAGGACAAGGATCTGCTCATCGAGCTGATCCGGCAGACCCTCCGGCGTCTGATCCGCAAGACCACCCAGACGCGCCCCATGGTGGTGCCCATGATCCTGGAGGGCCAGGCCGGCGACCGGGACTGA
- a CDS encoding AbrB/MazE/SpoVT family DNA-binding domain-containing protein, whose product MRITSKGQATLPVEVREKAGPLPHTEVSPVLDGTAACIFPVERPKGETREQAMLRHWAGRGAVSLSTDEILALTRDA is encoded by the coding sequence ATGCGGATCACCTCCAAAGGACAGGCCACCCTCCCCGTGGAGGTCCGCGAAAAGGCGGGCCCGCTGCCCCATACCGAAGTAAGCCCCGTGCTCGACGGCACGGCTGCCTGTATCTTCCCCGTGGAGAGGCCGAAGGGTGAGACTCGGGAGCAGGCCATGCTGCGGCACTGGGCGGGGCGGGGTGCCGTCTCCTTGAGCACGGACGAAATTCTCGCCCTGACCCGTGACGCATGA